One region of Asterias rubens chromosome 5, eAstRub1.3, whole genome shotgun sequence genomic DNA includes:
- the LOC117290183 gene encoding fibrinogen-like protein 1, with amino-acid sequence MPLNHRLRCQCTSIYPGGMNTYTPERGFDPFYTDHPLFTDLDVEIFNYFDCENCFLTCENGGTFTDDPCHCSCEPNWTGKTCTECALTDCENGGVFDETNCTCRCPKQWKGNTCTKCALTDCGNDGTRNETTCTCTCQKEWMGNNCTEPRYYDYQDYYEAVNREDGVYTIYPLKYPEGLDVYCDMTTWPGWIYIQQGFPRGNFTRGWNEYRDGFGDLTSGSFWLGNEKIRQLTEGGAASWEIQVNVLGAWYKHHQAELGNFRLSGDNYTLHVDGSMQFGDGCVILSANGKPFSTYDRDNDGDEGINCAEESKGGWWFDGCDAGGNGGEINLNTEFPTSDYGCVLWRSSLKIRRIGETQPPKL; translated from the exons ATGCCGTTAAATCACCGCCTTCGATGCCAGTGTACCAGCATCTACCCTGGGGGCATGAACACGTATACACCCGAGAGAGGGTTTGATCCGTTTTACACCGATCACCCTCTCTTCACAGACCTCGATGTTGAAATATTCAACTACTTTGACTGTGAAA ATTGTTTCCTGACTTGTGAAAACGGAGGTACATTCACAGACGATCCCTGCCATTGTTCGTGTGAACCAAACTGGACCGGCAAAACATGTACTG AGTGTGCATTGACTGACTGTGAGAATGGCGGTGTGTTCGATGAAACAAACTGCACGTGTAGATGCCCGAAACAGTGGAAGGGAAATACCTGTACTA agtgTGCATTGACTGACTGTGGTAATGACGGTACCCGCAATGAAACAACCTGCACGTGTACATGCCAGAAAGAGTGGATGGGAAATAACTGTACTG AGCCTAGATACTACGACTATCAAGACTACTACGAGGCTGTTAACCGTGAGGATGGTGTTTACACTATTTACCCATTGAAGTATCCAGAAGGCCTTGATGTATACTGTGACATGACCACCTGGCCAGGATGGATT TATATTCAGCAGGGGTTTCCCAGAGGCAATTTCACCCGCGGGTGGAATGAGTACAGAGATGGCTTTGGTGACTTAACTAGTGGGAGCTTCTGGCTGGGAAATGAGAAGATCCGTCAGTTGACTGAGGGTGGCGCCGCCTCGTGGGAGATTCAAGTCAATGTCTTGGGTGCTTGGTATAAGCATCATCAGGCTGAACTCGGTAACTTTCGCCTCTCTGGTGATAACTACACCCTTCATGTTGACGGTTCAATGCAATTTGGAGACG GTTGTGTGATTTTATCTGCAAACGGCAAGCCATTCTCAACATACGACAGAGACAACGATGGCGACGAAGGGATAAACTGTGCCGAGGAGTCGAAGGGAGGCTGGTGGTTTGATGGTTGTGATGCTGGAGGGAACGGGGGAGAGATTAATCTTAATACCGAGTTCCCAACTAGTGATTATGGATGTGTTTTGTGGAGAAGTTCGCTTAAAATCAGACGCATCGGAGAAACTCAACCACCCAAACtctaa